The Culex quinquefasciatus strain JHB chromosome 2, VPISU_Cqui_1.0_pri_paternal, whole genome shotgun sequence genome contains the following window.
TAACAAGAAATatttgaaagtaattttatttGCAGAATTGATAATTCACATACTACGTTTAAAGGCAggaaatttctcataaaacttCAGACTTTTCTAGTTAAACTACGCAGATACAAACTTTGttctagtaaaaaaaaatactatttcctTCAACAGATTAAAAATAACACATCTCGACAATTTTAAAGTTGATGACAGTAAACGCATCAGTTTTgccaaggtatgatagatttgggcccCCTGAACACGCTCCgatcgacagaattgaattttagtgatttttttttgccaataaataaaattataaacttCCAGTATGAATGTATAAATTATCATATAAAAGAACTATGTGCACTCTCTTTTATAAATGGGAGTAGAACAAATAAGGGCGTGCGCACGATTGCTTAAGATGATTCTATACCATTTataatcgaaatttttaattttgtttattggcaaattattcactaaaattcaattttgtcgaTAGGAGCGTGTGCAGGAGGCCTAAATATATCATAATTTGTCAAAACTgatgcgtttactgacatcaattttaaaattgttgagttGTGATATTGAAGaattcaagaaatatttttttatcctaGAGTTAAACGTTTTTTCCGatccaaagttcaaaaaaaatgttccaatagattaaaagttgaaaaaacataaaaaggctaatataaattttaaagatttttcaagtttgaatactgaaatattaatatttaaaaaaaaaacagaaaagacAGCTAGACATTTTGAAGTTAAAGTCAGTAATTATTTCAGCTAcctcaaggtatgatagatttgggcacCCTGAATACGGTCTAATTGACAGAATGGgattttagtcaatttcagGCAGATAAATAAAATCTGAAGCTTACGTTTTAAATGTAATGCAATAAGCTGAAAtaaccatgcgcacccacgtGAATCTGTGAGATAAGTAAAAAttagtaaatttaaaattttatttctggCCACGAAATACACTCACATTtgatctatcataccttgacaatACCGAAGCGATTACAgttatcaacttcaaaaatgtcaagttgtgaaatttgttgtcaatgcttttttccaataaacataaaataaaataattttgtatcTCTGAAAAACGCTAGCTCGCGCCTGGAGTTATACAGCCAAGACAGTGCAGTGATGGAACGTGCCGGTGTGTTCTCGGTTCGCCCATCATGTTCGTTgaaacgaacacacacacatcctGTCAATTATCATATTTCTAGCTCCTGACAGCAGAGCCTGCGGCCGCCCCACAGACACCAGTCTTGGGCTACTAGATGTGCGATGACAGCACCATACCTGAGATGGAGGTACCTGCTGCACAGGACGTGACAAAGAGTGCATAATTAGACAACACCTTGCCTTTGTCGGCAGTAGGCGTTGGAGTAGGCGGCTTGCTCCTGGTATCTCGCCGTTGTTGTGTCAAACATTGTCTCCGAAGAACGGGTCTTCCAGGGGTTTTAGAGGGAAGGTCAGACACAATCTAGGGGTTTTggattatgtaattttttttaaatcaatcaaaagTTCTCACCATCAAGTGTAAATAGATCTcgaaacaatattttcgaaGTAAAACAAAACTATTCCTACCTTAACACTAATCAACCTTGACCGGAGTAGGCCGTTTGGGCTCGTGTGTCGCCAGAACCACGTCGCACACGCCAGCTTCGATGACATTGAAGGGCCCGGCGTCGGGCTCCGATGCATACTAATATGTGTTCTGGGGTGTTGACACTGATGGGCCTCACGGCTCAATCTGGAAGTTTCCAACTTCCGTTCGGTTGTCAAACCGAAAGGTGTCGGAACAGCTGTACCGAGGTTGTCAATCATCGATCGCATCGCGATTTGTTCGTCCAGCATGAATCCATCGCTAATAATCGAATCGGCTACCAAGGGAAgggaaatttcacggaaattgccTTTTATGGAACCCCGTTCGAGCTTCCAATCGATTCTGACaacctaaaaaaaacaattaatcaAACCGGATCGGCGTTTCAGCTTTGATCCCGCTGGGGCCTTTTCATGTTCGATAGTCGCGGCCGACCCCTTCCGTGACGATCAAGACATCATAAAATGCCCAACCGGCAATAAATCCAGAAGTCGTGATTAGTTCCTTTTATTCGGGCGCTCGGGGTTCGATCATTATGTGGCGGCACGGTGTGCCATTGGTGGTTGTTCTGGGAAGAATTGGACGGCTTTTGTGCCGTCCCGAAAGCCGCCTTTGTTCGAGCTGGGTTGGACACGTTccggagctttttttttttgaagttgttaGCGGTATAATTGAATCGTTATGAAAGTTGTGGAGATAGTATGGGGGTTTTAAgaagaaattttgatattttgattgtGGCAATTTGTTTTGAGtatgaaatcgaaaaaatagatttgaaatgttttaatatGAGTCTGTTCTAAACTAAAAAGAAATTCATTAAGGATAAAGTCAATTCAGCAAATATTGATCAATTGTATTCCCAGCCAGCAGAAGAATCTTATCCGGCGTCGTCGGTGCCCCAAGCGGAATCCACACATCCGGCAACCCGGCGTCCTTCCGGGCCGATCGCAGTGCATTCCTCAGTGCAAACAACACCACCACCGTCGTATTGAACGGCGGTTCGGCCGTTGCCTTCGACCTCAGCACTCCCAACGGGTTCGAACTCCCGCGAAGAAAGTTGATCCGAAAATCCACGGGAATATCCTTCGCCCCCGGTGGTTTGTAGTTCGCGGACCGATTCGTCAGCAAGGCACCGTTTTTGACGTCGTAAACCAGGGCTTCGGTGAGGTAATATCCGATGCCCATGACCAAAGCTCCTTCGATTTGACCCACGTCGATTCCTGGGCTCAAGCTTTCTCCAACGTCCTCTAGAATGTCGTACCGCAGCACCTGAACATTCCCGGTGAGGATGTCCACCTCGATTTCGGCGCAACCCAGTGCGGGGATAAGGTATTCTGGAATGTCCAACTGGCTGAAGGCCGCCTCCGCGCAGAGATCGATGTGTTTGGCGTAGGACTTCTGGACGATCGTCTCCCATGTGGCATTTGGGTTATCCTTACGGATGGGCTGCATACGATCTAGCAGCATTTCGCAAGCTTTTTTCACAGCCTGAAAGAAAGTTATTTTTCAGTCTCATTACCTTAGAACCGTTGAAGAACTCTTACATAGCTGACGGCTTCACTCGTGATGCTACCACCAGTCCCAAACGAGTTCGGCGACGTAAAGCTAACCGACGGCTTCACACTGACCTTCTCCAGTGGAATCCCCAATACAAAAGCCGTGACCTGCGCCACCTTCGTGTTTATACCTTGACCCATTTCGATGCCACCGTGAGTGACCGACACGGTTCCATCGCCGTAGAAGATCGACACGATTGCGTTCAAAGTGCCAAGAAATTCAGTAACGAACTGCGCCGGAACGATCGCAATGCCACGTTTCTTCCAGCGATTCGAGGCATTGAAGTCCTCGATGGCACGCTTTCGACTATCATATTCGACGTCCTTGCGAAATTGTGGAAGAAGTTGGTGCATTATGTGGTCCTTCTGAAGGTTAATCATTCGAACCTCAAGCGGGCAGTGTCCCGTTTCATGCGCGATGTGTTCCATGATGTTCTCGATCATGGCTATTGCTTCGGTGGAACCTGGTGCCCGACACCAAGTATTGGTGGGGGCATCCGTTTTCACCGACTTTCCAGTGTTCTTCCAGTCTTTGGAATCATAACAACTGGCAAAGAATCGATAGATAAGGTACTCGATGGTATCGTTGATTGAGTTGCCGTAGTCCTGGATGAAATCGTTTTCCAGTTTGATGATCTTCCCGTTATGATCAACCTCAACGTTGTAATCCGCGATGTTCCCGATGCGCTTCCCGATCATGGCCATGTTGGTCTCCATGGGTAGGACCAACCTCACCGTACGACGACTAAGATGGGCTGCCAAGGCACAAGCACAAGCCACTTGTGTAGCCCGTAGGGCCTTACCGCCGAAACTTCCACCCAGGCGACGAACTCGTACATTGATACTGTTCATCGGGATCAGCAACGAGTCAGCGATCGCAATCTGGACCAGATCCATCCACTGAGTTGAGGAATACACGTCCAACCCGTCCTCCAAGGGGACGCAAATACAGGTCTGGGTTTCCATATGGTAGTGATACTGACCGGCAAGCTCTAATCGTCCCTTCACTATTTTAGTTCCAGACAACTCCCCACTCTTCTTGGTAGCACTCTCAACAAACCGATCTCGATTATCATTATCCATGATCATCTTTACCGTTGCGTACACCGGCCTATCGCTGACCTTCTCGTAGCTTATACGAACCAATTTGGCCGCTTTCTGCGCCAGCTCGAACGTTTCAGCCAATATTATCCCAACGGCTTGTCCGTGGAACAGTACTTCACCGCTGCAGAAGATTTCTTCCACCTCGGACAGCTGCAACTTGGCCGTAGCAAAGTTATTGACGCCCGGAATGTCCTTCGCCGAATAGAATAACTCTACTCCGGGCAATTTCAGTGCATCCGACGCATCTAAACCGACCATTTTCGAGTGCACCTCGGTGGCCAGTACGACCGCAGCGAACAGCTCGCCCGGTTGCGGAGCAAGATCGTTGATGAACTGCGCCTCGCCGGTCGTCTGCGGCAGCGCTTCGATCTTGGGCACGTATTTCGTGAGCGGCCAGTTCTTCTCGATCGTGTCAAAGCTCTGCTTTCCCGAGGAAAGGGGACGCTGCAGCATTTGTCCACCAGATTTGTACGCTGGCCGAAGTGGGAAGCGGCCGTCTTCCGTGACGATCGAAAGGACGCACTTGTAGAACAGCGAGACGGCTAGGTTTTTGCGATACTCGATGGAGGTGTCCGGAAGGACCCAGTCGGGGTCCAGTTCGTTAGCCAGCGTGCCCAGGGCGGCTTGAAGGGTGTTGTTGTCGAAAAGGTTCTTGCCGATAAGGAGGTTTTCGGTAGCGACTGCGTGGGTGAACTGTTCGAAAAACCAACAATTATTTAACAATTACGATTTGAATCAAAGATTACCTTTGGATTAATTCCCCCGAAGCAAATCCTAGCTGACTCAACGCAATCCTTGCTGgaattaaatttaatcaaaaaggCTCCATTCACGTAGGCGCGAGCATTCTGCACGGTTGCCATCACTTTGAACGACTTGAAAACAAACACGGACGGATCCAGCGCGGGAAGTGCCACATTTTTGATCACCTTCTTGGTCATGTTGATTGCGATGAAATCTTGCACGTTAACGCTGAACGACTCGTCGTTTGATTCAGCTTGAAAAGAAGAATTTAAGGTACTAATTAAATTACAAAGATTGTTAAAATTACCGATCGTTAAAGTAGCTCCAACGGCATCCAAAACGAGAAAGCAATCTGAAGGAAACTTATTGTGTTTATTCTTGATCATGAGATTCCCAGCTATTGTTCCAATATTCCGCACAGTTGTGTTGGCAACCTTGCCGATATGATCAGCCAAATCTGCACAATAGCTGAAGTTACTGTTTCTATTTGCGGTAGTTTTGAGAATGGTTATGAACTCAGCTAGCGAAACATTCGCGCCAATGGTCAACTTCTCATCCAGAGCAAATGTATGCAGATCGTAAACAGAGTTGACATCGATGAAAACTTTAAGTTGGTCGCTTCTACGGAAGAGTCCTAAAAAGAGGTTGCAGTGTAATTATAAGTCCAggccaaataaaaacaaatgctCTGATCAGAAAGTATATGAGATTTcccgaaagagtactcaaaattGACCCTCCGCCTAAATGTCAAcccatttgtttgatttttgcgcAACTTTTGGTCATCGTCGTACCTTGCTACGCCACCGGCGCTATTTGAATTTACTGGCCGAATTTGCAAGACTTGAAGGCCTTACATACCAAAAGTTGCACaaagatctggcctacacgccactgataaaaatccttcaaaagatacaattgGTGAGTGCCTCGAAATACTTGTCAAAATGGAGTGATTATCGTAAAAATCCTGATTCCTGATagaggatttttgaaaaaatgtgttttttccttcaaaatctacattttttaaaacttatgccggattcggatgagaaaaatcatttccaacaatttggtgtacaatttTCCAATAATTGTTTGATTtgtctatgagaaaactgtaaatttagaaaaagatagtaatttgaactatttggcgGATTATAATCGTATTTGTGGCAAATATGCCTAAAAAAGTtgcatttccgaaaaaaaatatattttcgtgTTAAATGCCATCAAAACTTGTTCCTGCTATCGGCAAGCAAGATTTCAATGGACAGAAAATTGGAAacttcggca
Protein-coding sequences here:
- the LOC6051751 gene encoding xanthine dehydrogenase; this translates as MFSSLGSYIWASSEAQSPVEKVTFTINKKIFEVQAGTVPVDTSLNTFIRQHAHLTGTKFMCLEGGCGACVVNVSGPHPVTKKRTTLAVNSCLLSVLACHGLDILTVEGLGNKADGYHPAQLRLAHFNGTQCGYCTPGMVMSMYSLLEAKEGRVTMAEVENSFGGNICRCTGYRSILDAFKSLAVDANEKLVDACRDIEDLGKVCPKSGQVCAGSCPTAGEAQQSIRMIFADQREWHKVCNVSEIFTIFSQIGEKPYMLVAGNTAHGLFRRSDQLKVFIDVNSVYDLHTFALDEKLTIGANVSLAEFITILKTTANRNSNFSYCADLADHIGKVANTTVRNIGTIAGNLMIKNKHNKFPSDCFLVLDAVGATLTIAESNDESFSVNVQDFIAINMTKKVIKNVALPALDPSVFVFKSFKVMATVQNARAYVNGAFLIKFNSSKDCVESARICFGGINPKFTHAVATENLLIGKNLFDNNTLQAALGTLANELDPDWVLPDTSIEYRKNLAVSLFYKCVLSIVTEDGRFPLRPAYKSGGQMLQRPLSSGKQSFDTIEKNWPLTKYVPKIEALPQTTGEAQFINDLAPQPGELFAAVVLATEVHSKMVGLDASDALKLPGVELFYSAKDIPGVNNFATAKLQLSEVEEIFCSGEVLFHGQAVGIILAETFELAQKAAKLVRISYEKVSDRPVYATVKMIMDNDNRDRFVESATKKSGELSGTKIVKGRLELAGQYHYHMETQTCICVPLEDGLDVYSSTQWMDLVQIAIADSLLIPMNSINVRVRRLGGSFGGKALRATQVACACALAAHLSRRTVRLVLPMETNMAMIGKRIGNIADYNVEVDHNGKIIKLENDFIQDYGNSINDTIEYLIYRFFASCYDSKDWKNTGKSVKTDAPTNTWCRAPGSTEAIAMIENIMEHIAHETGHCPLEVRMINLQKDHIMHQLLPQFRKDVEYDSRKRAIEDFNASNRWKKRGIAIVPAQFVTEFLGTLNAIVSIFYGDGTVSVTHGGIEMGQGINTKVAQVTAFVLGIPLEKVSVKPSVSFTSPNSFGTGGSITSEAVSYAVKKACEMLLDRMQPIRKDNPNATWETIVQKSYAKHIDLCAEAAFSQLDIPEYLIPALGCAEIEVDILTGNVQVLRYDILEDVGESLSPGIDVGQIEGALVMGIGYYLTEALVYDVKNGALLTNRSANYKPPGAKDIPVDFRINFLRGSSNPLGVLRSKATAEPPFNTTVVVLFALRNALRSARKDAGLPDVWIPLGAPTTPDKILLLAGNTIDQYLLN